The following proteins are encoded in a genomic region of Salvelinus namaycush isolate Seneca chromosome 12, SaNama_1.0, whole genome shotgun sequence:
- the LOC120056466 gene encoding small nuclear ribonucleoprotein Sm D2-like, translating to MSLLNKPKSEMTPEELQKREEEEFNTGPLSVLTQSVKSNTQVLVNCRNNKKLLGRVKAFDRHCNMVLENVKEMWTEVPKSGKGKKKSKPVNKDRYISKMFLRGDSVIVVLRNPLITGTGGK from the exons AT GAGTTTGCTGAATAAACCCAAGTCTGAGATGACTCCTGAAGAGTTGCAGAAACGAGAGGAGGAAGAATTCAACACTGGACCACTGTCTGTGCTCACCCAGTCCGTGAAAAGCAACACACAAGTCCTCGTCAACTGCCGCAACAACAAGAAGCTACTTGGACGAGTCAAAGCCTTCGACAG GCACTGCAACATGGTGTTGGAgaatgtgaaggagatgtggaCAGAGGTCCCGAAGAGTGGCAAGGGGAAAAAGAAGTCCAAGCCAGTGAACAAGGACCGGTACATCTCTAAGATGTTTCTGAGAGGGGACTCTGTCATTGTTGTGTTGAGGAACCCTCTTATCACTGGGACTGGGGGGAAGTAG